The Streptomyces sp. NBC_00510 genomic interval TGTACAGACCGCGGGGTGGAATCCCGCGTTCGGCCCGCTCGCCGGCCCCCCGACCGGAAGGAACCTTGGTTGTGACGAAGGCTTTGGAGGGTGTGCGCGTCCTGGATATGACGCATGTGCAGTCGGGTCCGTCGGCGACGCAGTTGTTGGCGTGGCTGGGTGCGGACGTGGTGAAGCTGGAGGCTCCGGGTGGTGACATCACGCGGCGTCAGTTGCGGGATGTGCCGGGGGTGGACAGCTTGTACTTCACGATGCTGAACGCGAACAAGCGGAGCATCACGCTGAACACCAAGACCCCGCGCGGGCGGGAGATCCTGACCGAGCTGATCGCGCGCAGTGATGTGATGGTGGAGAACTTCGGGCCGGGTGCGGTGGACCGGATGGGGTTCACCTGGGAGCGGATCCAGGAGATCAACCCGCGGATCGTGTACGCCTCCATCAAGGGCTTCGGGGAAGGCCCGTACACCGCCTACAAGGCCTACGAGGTGGTCGCGCAGGCGATGGGCGGGTCGATGGCCACGACCGGCTTCGAGGGCGGTCCGCCCATGGCCACCGGCGCCCAGATCGGCGACTCGGGCACCGGGGTGCACGCGGTGGCCGGGATCCTGGCCGCCCTCTACCAGCGCACCCACACCGGCCGCGGACAACGCGTCCAGGTCGCCATGCAGCACGCGGTGCTCAACCTGTGCCGCGTCAAACTCCGCGACCAGCAACGCCTGGCCCACGGACCGCTGGCGGAGTACCCCAACGAGGACTTCACCGACGAAGTCCCGCGTTCGGGCAACGCCTCCGGCGGCGGACAGCCCGGCTGGGCGGTCAAATGCGCCCCCGGCGGCCCCAACGACTACGTCTACGTCATCGTGCAGCCCGTCGGCTGGCAACCCCTGGCCGAACTCATCGGCCACCCCGAACTGGCCACCGACCCCGAATGGGCCACCCCCGAAGCCCGGCTGCCGAAACTCGCCAAAATGTTCCAGCTCATCGAGGAATGGACCACCACCCTGCCCAAATGGCAGGTCCTGGAAGAGCTCAACACCCACAACATCCCGTGCGGGCCCATCCTGTCCACCAAGGAGATCATCGACGACGCCAGCCTCAAGGCCAACGACATCGTCGTCGAAGTCGACCACCCCGAACGCGGCACCTACACCACCGTCGGCAACCCCCTCAAACTCTCCGACTCACCCACCACCATCCACCGCTCACCCCTCCTCGGCGAACACAACCACGACATCTACACCACCGAACTCGGTCTCTCCGCCGAGGAGCTGGGCGCGTTGCGGACCGGCGGGGTGATCTGACCGATGGCGGACGCCGGGCGGCGCGAGGACGTACGGTCGCACACCACAGAGCAGCCGGTGGCGGTGCTGGGCACCGTCCACCGGTGGGCCGGGGCAGCGGGGCTGCCCTGACCCGACGCACCACCCGTGACGGGGCCGGGCGCGCGTGAACCGCGCGGACCGGGCCCGCCGCGCAGCACGAAAAGAGCACGGGGGCCGGCACGGGTCGGTCTCCACGGAGACCGACCCGTGCCGGCCCCAGGTCCAGGGGGCGCTGGCCAGACTCTTTCGAGGCAGGGGAATCATGACAATGGCGTCAACGACATCGACGTCCCAACGACCCGTCACCTATCGAGAGGTGACCGACCACAACGGCCGGGTGTTCCGCGTCGGCGAGACCGACATGGACATCATGGGCCGGAAGCGCAAGTGGATGGTCATCCTGCCGTGGGTAGGCATGATGGGCATCAGCTCGGCGGAGTACGCGTTCGCGTCCGCCGAGGACACGCTCCACACCGCACATGCGTGGAGCAGCCTGCACATCTTCTGGATGCTCGGGGTCTGGGTGTTCTTCCAGGCCGCGGTGGCCTTCCCGGCGGGCAAGCTCCGCGAGTCGGGGAAGCTGCCCGCGCGCTGGGCGATGATGTGCGGCGCCCTGGGCACCTTCCTGGGCTACCTGTCGCTGGCGTACGCACCGCACGTGGTCGTCGCGTACATCGGCTTCGGCATGTTCAGCGGCATGGGCGCCGGCATGGTCTACGCGACCTGCGTCAACATGGTCGGCAAGTGGTACCCGGAACGGAAGGGGGGCAAGACGGGCTTCGTCAACGGCGGCTTCGCCTACGGCTCGGTGCCGTTCGTCTTCCTCTTCACCGGCTACATGAACCTCACCAACTTCCGCTGGGTGCTGGTCTCGGTCGGCATCTTCCTCGCGGCGACCGTCGCGGTGGCGGGGTACTTCTTCAAGGACCCGCCGAAGAACTGGTGGCCGGCCGACGTCGACCCGCTGAAGGTGCCCGACGACCCGCGGGCCCGGCGTGCCATGGAGAAGAACCCGCCCGCCGTCCGGCAGTACACCCCCGCCGAGGCGTGGCGGACCGGCCGGGTGGCGCTGATGTGGTTCTGCCTGCTGTGCACCTCGGGCGTGAACATCTTCGGCATCGCCTTCCAGGTCGACATCGGTGAGGAGGCGGGCTTCGCCGGCGGGATCGTGGCCACGGCCATGTCCCTGAAGGCGATCGTCAACGGCACGGGCCGCGGCGTCATCGGCTGGCTGTCCGACCGCTACGGGCGCAAGCAGTGCCTGATCTTCGTCTGCTTCGTCCTCGGCCTCGCGCAGTACGGCATCCTGTGGTCGGCGGACATCAAGAACCTACCGCTGTTCCTGATCTTCTCGTCCATCTCCGGGTTCGGCGGCGGCGCGATCTTCCCGATGTTCGCGGCGATGACGGCCGACTACTTCGGTGAGAACAACAACGCGTCCAACTACGGCCTGGTCTACAGCTCCAAGCTGGTCTCGGGTCTGCTCGGCTCCGGCATGGGTGCCTTCGTCGTCAGCCACTGGGGCCACAGCGGGGCGTTCACCCTCGCGGGTTCGATCTCGCTGTTCGCCGGCTTCGTCGCGCTCTTCCTCACCCCGCCGGGACGTCCGAGGAAGAAGGACATCAAGCCCAATCCGCAGCCCATCAGCAGGGAGGCGATCTGACGTGACCGCCGGAGAGCACCCGGGGCTCCGGCACGGCACCTCGTGCCCGACGACCGGGTGTTCCTCCCGTCCGCCGCGGCGTCCCCGGACCACCCCCGTGTCCTAGGGAGACGGTGCCGGCATGACGTGGGCCTCAGCCGTGGGACGCCACGGCTGAGGCCCACGCGGCCGTCCGTCAGCCCGAGCGGTCGGCGGCGATGGCCTTGTGGTGCCGGATGACCTCTTCGACGATGAACTTCAGGAACTTCTCCGCGAAGGCCGGGTCGAGGTGAGCCTCCTCGGCCATCCGGCGCAGCCGGGCGATCTGCTCCGCCTCGCGCCCGGGATCGGCGGGCGGCATGTTGTGCGCCGCCTTCAGCTCACCCACCTGTTGCGTGGCCTTGAAGCGTTCCGCGAGGAGGTGCACCAGGGCCGCGTCCAGGTTGTCGATGCTGCCGCGCAGGTGGCGCAGCCGCTCCAGGGCGGCCGTGTCGTCCGCGTGTCCGTCGTCCATCCGCCCAGCCTAACCAGCGGGACGCCGATCAGTCGGTACGTCCCGTCGCGGCGACGGTGACGCCGAGGCCGATCATCGCGAGGCCGCCCGCACCGCCGACCAGCGACAGGCGGCGCGGGGAACGGGCGAACCACGAACGGGCCGCGGCGGCGACGAGGCCCATGGTGCTGTCCGAGACGAGGGCGATCGCGTTGAAGACCAGGCCGAGCAGCAGCATCTGCACGGTGACGTGACCGGCCGGGCGGTCGACGAACTGCGGCAGCACCGCCGCGTAGAAGACCATCGTCTTGGGGTTCGAGACCCCGACCACGAAGCCCTCGCCGAGCGTGCGCAGCGCGCCGCGCGCCGCCCCCGCGTCCCCGGACACCATGGCCAGGGCCCCGCGGTGCCGCAGCGCCTTGACCCCCAGGTACACCAGGTAGGCGGCGCCGGCGAGCTTGAGGGCCGCGAACAGCAGCGCCGAGCGCTCCACCACGGGGCCGACGCCGAGGGCGACCGCGACCACCAGGACGTACGAGCCGAGCGTGTTGCCGGCGACGGAGGTCAGCGCGACACGACGCCCGTGGGCGAGCGCGCGGCCGATGACGAAGAGGACGCTGGGGCCGGGGATCAGCACGAGCACCAGCGATACCAGGGCGAATGCCGCGAGTCGGTCGATGGACACCATGCCCGGAGGGTAATCGGGTATATCTTCCGGCGCACCGCATTAAGCGCGGGGTCTAAGGAGGCGGGATCGATCATGGGTGAGCCGCAGGGCGAGCAGCTGGAGGCCGTACGGGCCCGGCGGGAGGAATTGCGCGGGAGGTACCTGCGGGAACCGGCGGAACGACCGGCGACGCGGGCGGCGGGGGTGCACCACGTCGCGTTCATCTGCCGCGACGTCGAGGAGACCGTCCGCTTCTACCAGGAGTTCCTGGGCTTCCCGTTGGTGGAGCTGGTGGAGAACCGGGACTACGCGGGCTCCAGCCACTTCTTCTTCGACATCGGCCACGACAACCTGCTGGGGTTCTTCGACTTCCCCGGCCACGAGCACCCCGAGCAGCACGAGACGATCGGCGGACTGCAGCACCTGGCGCTGTCGGTGACCGGCGAGCAGTTCACCGAGGCGAAACGCCGGCTGGACGAGGCCGAGGTGGAGTACCTCGGGCCGGACCGGGGCGTGGAGGACAGCCTCTACATCCGCGATCCCAACGGGGTCAACGTGGAGCTGTACCGCGAGGACCTCGGCCACTTCGACGGCAAGCCGCTGCTCTGAGCCCGCGGGGCCGGCGGGGCGGGGCGGGGTCAGTCCTCGTGGGAGCGCTGGTGGTACGAGGTCCTGGTGTGCTCGGTGTGGGCGCGCATGACCTGCTGGGCGCGATCCCCGTCGCGGTCGGCGATCGCCGCGATCAGCTCGCGGTGCTCGACCCACGACTGCATGCCGCGCTGCCGGGCCACCGGGGTGTAGTACCAGCGCACGCGCCGCTCGACCTGCCGGGCGAGTTCGGCGAGCACCGCGTTCCCGGCCAGTTCCATGACGCAGGCGTGGAGGGCGGCGTTCGCCGCGACGACCGCGTCGACGTCGTCGGCGGCGACGGCCGCCTCGCCCGTCCCGCACAGCTCGTCCAGCCGCTCCAGGCCCTTGGAGGTGGCGTTGGCCGCGGCGAGGCGGGCGGCCTCCGTCTCCAGCAGGGCGCGGACGACCAGGAGTTGGTCGGCCTCTTCGTCGGTGGGCTCGTGGACGAAGGCCCCCTGGGCCGGGCGCAGGTCCACCCACCCCTCGGTGTTGAGCCGTTGCAGGGCCTCGCGCACCGGTTGGCGGGAGACCCCGAGGTGGCCGGCGAGTTCGGTCTCCACCAGGTGCTGGCCGGGGGTGAGCGAGCGGGTGATGATCAGCTCGAGCAGCGCTTCGTACACCTGCTCACGCAGGGGTCCCGGACGCTGGAGCTTGGGCACGGATCCCTGCGACAGCCCGCTGGACAGCATCGAGGCCCCAACCTTTCCCGGGGATGATTGGCTTTCGTCTACAGTCTACGCGCGCAGGGCCCCGGCGCGGACACCGCACCCAAGCGTGACGCGCTTCACACCGGCGGCGCGGCGCCCCGCTATGCGGCGCCGGTGAGCTGGGAGGTCTTCAGGACGACCAGGGTCACCAGCACCAGCAGCACCACGGCCATCCCGGCCGCCTGCCACAAGCCGCGGTGCCTGCGGGGCGCGTGGGCCAGGACGAGGCCGACCGCGCCTCCGGTGAGCAGGCCGCCGAGGTGGCCCTGCCAGGAGGTCACGGCGGCGGAGACCGCCATCCAGACGAGCAGGCCGATGAGGAGCTGACGCCCGCCGACCGGGTCGTGGTGGAGGCGCTTGCCGAGGACGAAGTAGGCCGCACCCAGGCCGAAGATCGCGCCGGAGGCGCCGACGGCGCCGGTGTGCGGGGCGATCAGGTACACCAGCACGGAACCGCCGAGGGCGGAGAGCAGGTAGAGCCCGACGAAGCGGATCCGGCCCAGCTGGGCCTCGACGGCCGGGCCGAGGGTCCACAGCGAGTACATGTTGAGGAGGATGTGCAGGATCCCGAAGGTGCCCTGGCCCGGCGGCTGGTGGAGGAAGGCCGAGGTGATCAGCCGGTACCACTCGCCGTGCGCGATGCCGACGGCCTCGAAGCCGGGGTACGCCGAGCCGTCGTACACGTACGCCGCGCCGTCGGGGCCCAGCAGCCCCTGCCCCAGGGCACCGAAACGCGCGACGAGGTCGGAGCGCACCAGTTCGCCGAGGTAGGCGACGACGTTCAGGGCGATCAGGATCTGCGTCACCACCGGCGCGCCCGAGGTCGCCACGCGGCCGCCGAAGACGGTGCGCGCCTCGCGGACGCTCCTGCCGCCCTCCTTCACGCACTCCGGGCAGTGGTGTCCGACCGCCGCCTCGCGCATGCAGTCGGGGCAGATGGAGCGGTCGCAGCGGGTGCAGCGCACGTACGTCTCGCGCTTGGGGTGCCGGTAGCAGGTGGTGACCGGCGGCTCGGTGCCCTGGTCGGTGTCCGTGGTGCTCACGAGTGCGAGGCCCCCCATGCGGCGTACGGGACGTTGGAGTCGCACGTTTGTACCCACCCCGGGCACAGGGCGTCAAACCACTCCGCTCTGCGCCTCCATGCGCAGACCGGAGGCCCGGTCGGCGAGGACGACGGTGACCACGGTGAGGTCGGCGGCGTCGTTGCCGCCGGGACGCATGGAGATGAGGTCGGCCATGGTGACTCCCGGGCAGATGGCACCGTCCGGCAGTTCGACGACGAGCCGGACGGAGTCGTCCCCCGTCACGCGGACGGTGCCGGTCGCGGGAGGGGCCTGGCCGGCCTCGTACATCTCCTCGTCGATCCGGGCGGTGAGGCCGCGGGCACCGGCGAGGAGGCCGCCGCCGCGCCCGGCGTGCACCTGCACCGTGACCGCGCCGGCCAGCGGGGTCCGCAGCGTGAGCGGGCGCCGGTCCGGTCCCGGCGAGACGGTGAGGCGCACCTTGAAGGTCGGCCTGCCCTTCATCCGGGGCAGGTTGTCCGCGCCGTAGCTCCCGATGACCATGTCGCGTGACACGCCGGGCTCGCCGACCTGCCGCGCGGCGCCCTTGCCGCACTCCCCCGGCCGGGAGACCGCCGCCGCCTCCCGTCGCGGGCCGTTCCCCCAGGCCAGTTGGGCGACCAGCAGGGCCGCGGCGGCCAGCGGGACGCCGATGCGCCACCACGTCCCCCGACTCACAGAGAACGGGTCCCCGGCCACCGCACACCTCCTCGCCCGGCCGCGTCCGTCCGCGTCCGTCGTACGCCGATGCTATTCCGCGGCTCCGGGCAGTCCCCTACCGTGATGCCGTGACGAGCGACTCATCCGCCGCGGGGATACCGGAGTTGGTCCTGCGAGGGGGCGGCGCGACCGCCCGTCTGCGTACCGGCGAGGTGCTGCTGGACGAGGGGACGGAGCGGCGGCGCATCCCACCGGCCGCGATCGAGGAGGTCCGTGCGGCCGGGCGGCACGGCCGGACGGTGGAGATCGTCCTCACCGCGGCGCGAGGGCCCGCGAGGGTCCACGCGGTGACGCACCACAGCGCCGAGGCGGTCGCGGCCTTCGCCGCCGCCGTCAACTCCGTGCTCCCGCCCCGCGACGCCGACGAGCCGCGGGAGGACGGCGGCACGCTGGTCGAGGTCCTGTCCGTGCCGCCCCCCGCGAAGGACGGGGCGAAGCCGGACGACGGGGCGCCGGACGGCTTCTGGAGCTACGCCCCGTGGGTCGGCGCTGCCCTGGCCTACCTCGCCGTGCTGGTCTGGCTGGCCGTCACCGCGGACGGCGCGGCCGTGGCGAAGTGGGCGCTGAGCCCCGGTCCCCTGCTGGCCGCCGGGGGCTTGCTCCACGCGGCATGGGTGTCCGCGCGGGACGCACGGATCCTGCGCCGGCGCGGCATCACGGTGGTCGGCACCTTCGACCGCAGGCAGCGGCACGGCGACCGCGAACCCGTCTACCGTTTCACCGACCTCGACGGCGTGACCCGGGAGCACTTCGGCGAGGCCGACGACGTGGACGGCGACCCGCTGCGGGGGGAGATCACCTACGACCCGCGCAACCCGGAGCTGACGACGCGCGCGTGGTCCGAGCCCGCGGGGCTGGCGGTCTTCATGTGCGTCTTCGGGCTCTCGCTGTTCGCCATGGGGCTCTACCTCGCCGTCGGCGCTTTCGTGGACCTGCCCTTCTCCCTTTGAACTCCCCTCCGCCGGAACGGAACTTCCCTCCGCCGTAACGCCGGGCCGGGACCGCTTTTACGACCCCTTGACCTCATGGAGACGAATACTGTACACAGTATTCGTCCGGGGCTGAGAACCCAGGGCCGGCGGACTCGTCGAGGTGATCTCGCCGCACGACGGCGCGGTCGCCGTGGCAACCTCTGTATCAAGGGCCGATGCGGCTTCCAGCACGTACAGAACCGGGACTGATCGACATGGGACGGGTCACCGAACGGCGTCGGGTACTGAGGATCAGGGACGGGGCGGTCGACCACCGGGCGGACACCCTGGTCGCGGAGGAGCCGCTGGAGATCCGGCTCAACGGCAAGCCACTCGCGATCACCATGCGCACCCCCGGGGACGACTTCGCCCTCGCGGCCGGCTTCCTGGTCAGCGAGGGCGTGCTCGGGAGCGCGGACGAACTGGCGAACATCGTGTACTGCGCGGGCGCGACCGTCGACGGGTCCAACACCTACAACGTCGTCGACGTACGCCTCGCCCCCGGGGTCCCCGTCCCCGACATCACGCTGGAGCGCAACGTCTACACGACGTCCTCCTGCGGCCTGTGCGGGAAGGCCAGCCTCGACGCCGTACGGACCACGGCCCGCTGGGCCATCACCGACGCCTCGCCGCTGCGGCTCGAACCCGCGCTGCTGTCCGCGCTCCCCGACCGGCTGCGCGCCGCGCAGCGGGTCTTCGACCGGACCGGCGGTCTGCACGCGGCCGCGCTCTTCACGTCCGAGGGCGAACTGCTCGACGTCCGCGAGGACGTGGGCCGCCACAACGCCGTGGACAAGCTCGTGGGCCGCGCCCTCCAGCAGGGCCTGCTGCCGCTGGCCGGGAAGATCCTGATGGTCTCCGGGCGGGCCTCGTTCGAACTCGCGCAGAAGGCCGTGATGGCCGGCATCCCGGTGCTCGCCGCCGTCTCGGCCCCGTCCTCCCTGGCCGTCGACCTCGCCGCCGAATCGGGCCTCACGCTCGTCGGTTTCCTGCGGGGCACCTCCATGAACGTGTACGCGGGCGAAGAGCGGATCGCCCTGCCCGCGCCGGCGGCCGGGCGGGTCTGACCCGTCCCAGCCCGCGTACACGCGTGCGGGACCGGCCGGCGAGGTGCGCCCCCTGCGCCGGCCGGTCCCGCCGTATCCGCGGACCGAGAGCCCGAGGACCCGAGGACCCGCGGCCCGCAGACCCGCGCCCCGCGGACCCGAGGTAGACAGTGTCCACCTCGAGGTGGACACTGTCCACCATGACCACCGCTCCCCGCGCTCGCCTGCTCGACGCCGCCCTCGCCGTCCTGGACGACGACGGCGTCGAGGGGCTGACCCTGCGGGCCATCGCACGGCGCGCCAACGTGTCGCACGGGGCGCCGCTGAAGCACTTCCCGCACCGGGCGGCGCTGCTGTCGGCCGTGGCCACCGTGGGGTTCAGGGA includes:
- the fdhD gene encoding formate dehydrogenase accessory sulfurtransferase FdhD; the encoded protein is MGRVTERRRVLRIRDGAVDHRADTLVAEEPLEIRLNGKPLAITMRTPGDDFALAAGFLVSEGVLGSADELANIVYCAGATVDGSNTYNVVDVRLAPGVPVPDITLERNVYTTSSCGLCGKASLDAVRTTARWAITDASPLRLEPALLSALPDRLRAAQRVFDRTGGLHAAALFTSEGELLDVREDVGRHNAVDKLVGRALQQGLLPLAGKILMVSGRASFELAQKAVMAGIPVLAAVSAPSSLAVDLAAESGLTLVGFLRGTSMNVYAGEERIALPAPAAGRV
- a CDS encoding rhomboid family intramembrane serine protease, yielding MGGLALVSTTDTDQGTEPPVTTCYRHPKRETYVRCTRCDRSICPDCMREAAVGHHCPECVKEGGRSVREARTVFGGRVATSGAPVVTQILIALNVVAYLGELVRSDLVARFGALGQGLLGPDGAAYVYDGSAYPGFEAVGIAHGEWYRLITSAFLHQPPGQGTFGILHILLNMYSLWTLGPAVEAQLGRIRFVGLYLLSALGGSVLVYLIAPHTGAVGASGAIFGLGAAYFVLGKRLHHDPVGGRQLLIGLLVWMAVSAAVTSWQGHLGGLLTGGAVGLVLAHAPRRHRGLWQAAGMAVVLLVLVTLVVLKTSQLTGAA
- the frc gene encoding formyl-CoA transferase, which codes for MTKALEGVRVLDMTHVQSGPSATQLLAWLGADVVKLEAPGGDITRRQLRDVPGVDSLYFTMLNANKRSITLNTKTPRGREILTELIARSDVMVENFGPGAVDRMGFTWERIQEINPRIVYASIKGFGEGPYTAYKAYEVVAQAMGGSMATTGFEGGPPMATGAQIGDSGTGVHAVAGILAALYQRTHTGRGQRVQVAMQHAVLNLCRVKLRDQQRLAHGPLAEYPNEDFTDEVPRSGNASGGGQPGWAVKCAPGGPNDYVYVIVQPVGWQPLAELIGHPELATDPEWATPEARLPKLAKMFQLIEEWTTTLPKWQVLEELNTHNIPCGPILSTKEIIDDASLKANDIVVEVDHPERGTYTTVGNPLKLSDSPTTIHRSPLLGEHNHDIYTTELGLSAEELGALRTGGVI
- a CDS encoding GntR family transcriptional regulator; the protein is MLSSGLSQGSVPKLQRPGPLREQVYEALLELIITRSLTPGQHLVETELAGHLGVSRQPVREALQRLNTEGWVDLRPAQGAFVHEPTDEEADQLLVVRALLETEAARLAAANATSKGLERLDELCGTGEAAVAADDVDAVVAANAALHACVMELAGNAVLAELARQVERRVRWYYTPVARQRGMQSWVEHRELIAAIADRDGDRAQQVMRAHTEHTRTSYHQRSHED
- a CDS encoding LysE family translocator, whose amino-acid sequence is MVSIDRLAAFALVSLVLVLIPGPSVLFVIGRALAHGRRVALTSVAGNTLGSYVLVVAVALGVGPVVERSALLFAALKLAGAAYLVYLGVKALRHRGALAMVSGDAGAARGALRTLGEGFVVGVSNPKTMVFYAAVLPQFVDRPAGHVTVQMLLLGLVFNAIALVSDSTMGLVAAAARSWFARSPRRLSLVGGAGGLAMIGLGVTVAATGRTD
- a CDS encoding VOC family protein, producing MGEPQGEQLEAVRARREELRGRYLREPAERPATRAAGVHHVAFICRDVEETVRFYQEFLGFPLVELVENRDYAGSSHFFFDIGHDNLLGFFDFPGHEHPEQHETIGGLQHLALSVTGEQFTEAKRRLDEAEVEYLGPDRGVEDSLYIRDPNGVNVELYREDLGHFDGKPLL
- a CDS encoding chorismate mutase, with the translated sequence MDDGHADDTAALERLRHLRGSIDNLDAALVHLLAERFKATQQVGELKAAHNMPPADPGREAEQIARLRRMAEEAHLDPAFAEKFLKFIVEEVIRHHKAIAADRSG
- a CDS encoding OFA family MFS transporter, with translation MASTTSTSQRPVTYREVTDHNGRVFRVGETDMDIMGRKRKWMVILPWVGMMGISSAEYAFASAEDTLHTAHAWSSLHIFWMLGVWVFFQAAVAFPAGKLRESGKLPARWAMMCGALGTFLGYLSLAYAPHVVVAYIGFGMFSGMGAGMVYATCVNMVGKWYPERKGGKTGFVNGGFAYGSVPFVFLFTGYMNLTNFRWVLVSVGIFLAATVAVAGYFFKDPPKNWWPADVDPLKVPDDPRARRAMEKNPPAVRQYTPAEAWRTGRVALMWFCLLCTSGVNIFGIAFQVDIGEEAGFAGGIVATAMSLKAIVNGTGRGVIGWLSDRYGRKQCLIFVCFVLGLAQYGILWSADIKNLPLFLIFSSISGFGGGAIFPMFAAMTADYFGENNNASNYGLVYSSKLVSGLLGSGMGAFVVSHWGHSGAFTLAGSISLFAGFVALFLTPPGRPRKKDIKPNPQPISREAI
- a CDS encoding DUF3592 domain-containing protein, translated to MTSDSSAAGIPELVLRGGGATARLRTGEVLLDEGTERRRIPPAAIEEVRAAGRHGRTVEIVLTAARGPARVHAVTHHSAEAVAAFAAAVNSVLPPRDADEPREDGGTLVEVLSVPPPAKDGAKPDDGAPDGFWSYAPWVGAALAYLAVLVWLAVTADGAAVAKWALSPGPLLAAGGLLHAAWVSARDARILRRRGITVVGTFDRRQRHGDREPVYRFTDLDGVTREHFGEADDVDGDPLRGEITYDPRNPELTTRAWSEPAGLAVFMCVFGLSLFAMGLYLAVGAFVDLPFSL